The following coding sequences are from one Candidatus Thorarchaeota archaeon window:
- a CDS encoding NADH-quinone oxidoreductase subunit I has product MSKLGVIRDLIQVLRHIVRQVFTRPFTYFYPFEDREYPERTRGRHIHIRENCTACGQCVRACPVVAIRIDKSDRKYEKDAALYFDYSRCIFCGLCVEACRFDALYHTPVVDLSEETRDDLMFGPDKIETLDREPLEWRGRRFR; this is encoded by the coding sequence ATGAGTAAGCTAGGAGTCATTCGTGATCTTATTCAGGTACTTCGTCACATTGTGAGACAGGTCTTCACTAGACCCTTCACATACTTCTATCCATTTGAGGATCGAGAGTATCCCGAGCGCACCCGAGGCCGGCACATCCATATTCGAGAGAACTGTACGGCGTGCGGTCAGTGTGTCCGTGCCTGTCCTGTTGTGGCCATCCGCATTGACAAGAGCGATCGCAAGTACGAGAAAGATGCAGCCCTCTACTTTGATTACTCACGATGCATCTTCTGTGGTCTGTGCGTTGAAGCCTGCAGGTTTGATGCGTTGTACCACACACCGGTCGTGGATCTCAGTGAGGAGACCCGTGACGACCTCATGTTCGGTCCCGACAAGATCGAGACCCTTGACCGAGAGCCACTGGAGTGGCGTGGAAGGAGGTTCAGGTAA
- a CDS encoding NADH-quinone oxidoreductase subunit H, translating to MNGGILLQFDIFAWISGILDWVGGVISWWLALIGGILDYVGGVIVWVWDLAWANFFLLFKAIVFPGLVFILMLIIFDVWFTRKVWARVQARRGPLHIGKYGGLQLFADAIKLVAKENIIPEGAKRWMFRFLPGFLLVVVLLPFVFIPWSTTWVIADLSVSLVLVFAFLTAVPVTALLIGWVSGSKYTLIGGFRAANNQFAAEIPLIVSSVGPALLAGSLSILSISQAQSQIWYIFLLPICFVTFLVSGIASIGLVPLDAPVADSEIIFGWRTELAGIYFTMTYFAEFAKQVLYSALMVTFFFGGSYGVPSFPPVLNFFLKFLVVLFFFIIVTSSFYRIRQDQIVKYSWKYLMPLSVINIVIVLVALVYLPGLAGLLVMGG from the coding sequence ATGAACGGAGGAATTCTCTTGCAGTTTGACATATTCGCTTGGATATCCGGGATCCTTGACTGGGTCGGTGGAGTGATCTCGTGGTGGCTTGCCCTTATTGGTGGTATTCTTGACTATGTGGGGGGAGTCATTGTGTGGGTCTGGGATCTTGCCTGGGCCAACTTCTTTCTCCTCTTCAAGGCCATTGTCTTTCCCGGTCTTGTCTTTATCCTCATGCTGATCATCTTTGATGTATGGTTCACGCGAAAAGTGTGGGCGCGAGTGCAGGCACGTCGTGGGCCTCTCCATATTGGAAAGTACGGTGGACTCCAACTCTTTGCTGATGCGATCAAACTCGTGGCAAAAGAGAATATCATCCCCGAGGGTGCGAAACGCTGGATGTTCCGGTTTCTCCCCGGCTTCCTTCTGGTCGTTGTGTTGCTCCCGTTCGTGTTCATTCCGTGGAGTACCACTTGGGTCATTGCTGATCTCTCAGTCAGCCTTGTCCTCGTCTTTGCCTTTCTGACCGCAGTACCGGTCACTGCTCTACTGATAGGCTGGGTGAGCGGTTCAAAGTACACGCTCATCGGTGGTTTTCGCGCAGCTAACAATCAGTTCGCAGCAGAGATCCCCCTCATTGTTTCTTCAGTAGGTCCTGCACTCTTGGCCGGGTCTCTGAGCATCTTGAGCATCTCACAGGCGCAGTCGCAGATTTGGTACATCTTCCTTCTCCCCATCTGCTTTGTGACATTTCTTGTGTCTGGAATTGCGAGTATTGGGCTCGTGCCTCTTGATGCCCCGGTGGCCGATAGCGAGATCATCTTCGGTTGGAGGACGGAACTTGCAGGAATCTATTTCACCATGACGTACTTTGCCGAGTTCGCGAAGCAGGTACTCTACTCTGCACTGATGGTGACCTTCTTCTTTGGAGGCAGCTATGGTGTTCCATCTTTCCCACCCGTTCTGAACTTTTTCCTCAAGTTCCTCGTTGTGCTGTTCTTCTTCATCATAGTGACATCATCGTTCTACCGTATTCGACAGGACCAGATCGTCAAGTACAGTTGGAAGTACCTGATGCCACTGTCTGTCATTAACATCGTCATCGTGCTGGTTGCACTGGTGTATCTACCCGGTCTTGCAGGGTTGCTTGTAATGGGAGGTTAG
- a CDS encoding NADH-quinone oxidoreductase subunit C, whose amino-acid sequence MSDFSASDFSRAVLHTFPGVTTESVSERLVKFSVPASMIRDVVQYIADNVPQPLPESVFGVDLEDDNYELIYIFWSHPARFLCQIRVQLQGATPSISTVSDIFPGLEWHERETHEMFGINFEGHPDLRLLLLPEELEGKYPLRKRFKTDRSRLAESGLPVVKPRPRPKKEAESK is encoded by the coding sequence ATGAGCGACTTTTCAGCATCCGACTTTTCAAGAGCGGTCCTTCACACTTTCCCGGGAGTGACCACTGAGTCCGTGAGTGAACGTCTAGTCAAGTTCAGTGTGCCCGCATCAATGATCCGGGACGTGGTGCAGTACATCGCGGACAATGTTCCACAACCCCTTCCCGAGTCGGTCTTCGGAGTGGACCTTGAGGACGATAACTACGAACTGATCTACATCTTCTGGTCACATCCGGCACGCTTTCTCTGTCAGATCCGAGTGCAGTTGCAGGGGGCCACACCATCGATCTCCACGGTCAGTGATATTTTCCCCGGGCTGGAATGGCACGAGCGAGAGACCCATGAGATGTTCGGGATCAATTTTGAGGGCCACCCCGATCTCAGGCTACTCTTGCTTCCGGAAGAACTGGAGGGCAAGTACCCTCTGCGTAAGCGATTCAAGACAGATCGTAGTCGGCTTGCAGAGTCAGGTCTTCCGGTTGTGAAACCTCGACCACGACCCAAGAAGGAGGCTGAGAGCAAATGA
- a CDS encoding NADH-quinone oxidoreductase subunit K has protein sequence MIPLSWYLVVAFVLIGMGAYGMIVKRNLIRILISAEIMGNGVSIAIIATALFSPTYSMTGQALVILVIAVSAAHTALAMVLMLLYNRRYHTVDLGLAAAKMEESA, from the coding sequence ATGATTCCGTTAAGTTGGTACCTCGTAGTTGCGTTCGTGCTTATTGGCATGGGCGCCTATGGCATGATCGTGAAACGTAATCTGATCCGGATACTCATCAGCGCGGAGATCATGGGGAATGGGGTCAGTATCGCCATTATTGCGACAGCCCTCTTCAGTCCCACATACAGCATGACCGGACAGGCTCTAGTGATTCTAGTAATTGCGGTCTCCGCGGCTCATACTGCTCTGGCAATGGTTCTCATGCTTCTATACAATCGAAGATACCATACTGTCGATCTCGGTCTGGCAGCTGCAAAGATGGAGGAGAGTGCATAG